One Hermetia illucens chromosome 4, iHerIll2.2.curated.20191125, whole genome shotgun sequence DNA segment encodes these proteins:
- the LOC119656091 gene encoding uncharacterized protein LOC119656091 isoform X5, with product MRQLQHPALQVYNSPKKFEGKIPIKKTSDDVDDLQSAIQSPHGSANIANFLNFNTTSSQSSASTFLKTSTPNMKSSLSSSFFSTSKTKEQSMLQHAYGLPTSKLGSSISLHSSSHGSQAISAAQQTMNNLAMQGAELLETYQQLLQRNMMYHMMQNKNQEALRNAQSVTNGGLIPNTSEAGRGANTQTVGLKSVTSATSSANDGRITSSANSEKLFDNLKAQGVSVEKKVSNQQTSVNKSVDIAAVLKAATTNIMQQHYLMSLMAPVKLKTALQAQHHLATASQPPKLSPVAQNTAPSTHDKGNTKRDNLPPPNLSPVYDSQKSTIAGGGDPDVKSFLYNSSRESSLKVNPYSSKLQMNSGLTAARESLLKSKSTVLMNKIAGGVDQNENTSKNSISRVSNLNMPKDKLVSSTPIGPSILLNNNTTITPVSISNNTLSTSTITSKNVKSNDSSYDNKPKSNSSFYTSSLHSTQYIAQFRDYIAKRFPAKASQEFDSKKQKMLEGNTTVGSQLHTENKEPSKNSVMSSSSSSLSNVSIMPVKKSTSEDLTKANSKRSKVFAQSKKSISNISQNLAGANSIADLATISRIVNMTTNNQTVHFPTSQSENSTPNKTLENVISKQASHSLSNLNQNSYLQFFLESGAYAPKMGNITSKSTVDSIPLTNSNIANSNHTNQSTFEIIPNKGEISDSTEESSSKSNVRKPRSSHKNASNMKLKELLAQLSPDELKNMTSSKLYELVQKANDITKAEAAAKRKQSSMMKNDSQAKSTLRPAGNLNTTNMTSNSMAAENNSGKSFGPEMKLGSRLPTVKSLLQAKYGLGTQAYNRGNMNIYNSLPKSITLSETRKYSSPMNFSNAPHLQPFKNLMALTHIANLQTETALKLNSLMQKEKVPPVTLNGFQSLAITKLTKLMRSRSKKQDENRNVVNSIKTEPVEPVKVSGAPTAPPVVPKVESVAEEEKNIKREASSLIPILPMNYTFKPGEPLPDLVKDALAEAQKTFKGEEDTSHLVVFDDLSSQDVVKRVPSLSSLQISSLGRIIVETVDILSEDGDEKILPEQPLSIPADLFSTSGEVKDAVDFLSELDKISLNDPVIGLLDDSVENISGTNVILDNCNILIGEAARLASIEDCDGEDVIARMEFESPEKSISLKSLESLDVNTADLIASANIKKDSSEPEHNAENERSEKLGDEENSEPNQNSENDTSHQVEKEDTDNEAKVIENVVVPAESSAQIDTESEKANTILTESQENESLQSNDINKELRPESLETDVTSENTAHKEMEVELLENDIPKPTEENNEMRVDISEPTIDVPENQIPLNTTEEAETKVTTSATSIELGEFDTLMETENGIDDKEGLIKGNGPNYLSEPVNQQIDADKIPVECSDLMSSRINESNEIITEISSKGDSCPNLNDEFDSEKEASTANSTRGDDTIVASEGDGSETKCGTDTINDNPNPFVECNAMPVSDNLDESSKVDTMCTGKQSGKKRKGSSKTKKKVRPCNGTRKSQKTKDCKQISDLDTIVDSNIENDAVGEVNIPMSAMSQNSAEKKVVLALGMENEKRESGTFPEKEIGIISQMENISPSEDTIHISSQGDLTQDSSEKTDQYPLQVKGNQDLSQIVDQHESCVQITEQNESKGAENENLLEEAKESLPHEDEECPQIIDSLEGEQSEIPSEEKANRGIPQDDGQPCNLPKEAESIKLPQKEHEQYSQPLREDLEEEQQGPMVTMVDDSVVNEKETPGKKKHPHISITVIRSKGSYIMRGPVENIPSPAPTPENMTEDENSQNQQNFLPISTKKKKAISRRKLKRYSRIRKSKANVVKKNVGLLSETPEIKIQTEAKVLNVEGQSAPELNPSMSEETMLTSVSSHLEDTNDMERPVSSCYSQEDSSLATFGTEDDQPEEVDSIDMQHNQENSYTLNQTPVKKVSRYQTLSKRRRIFRKLRVVTPYSKTSKIDVPETLAEGDSEGGNTSVGLQTRQVTVKLTRSRRDLRTIHRNHQPTEHAIPVLRIKTNDKIPERTESPSSEEVNRHSKRMRRSRRIGCFYGTGIEFERNDSEIEREELVESNQGLPECPESHCENPKQETDSQQHNGSEEKEDTGTDQPNQDESRSNNFSVMIGKYSLRSKPWLQSRNPEYAEINRLRTEEENEGDINKTKEPSLDEAGNDSNPNHECDQNMIDSIETENLDKNTGYYGLRKRRTFLNGYNPSMYFDMLDFDHSVFEEPAKRRLRKRTDKPASKTSDDCENTETLECPPETGNIDQSMESPLNSEKVEGGKKSTDSENTAVGIKEKNVHTGTQRRSLSLRSRLLELAVSCDENTNTSSTSSFSTLEDNIPLQQLIKPSEDENLPKGSCVPEPSTIMTRNKARCEATSAPEMKELRVNLGSSEIKEVRVNLAATEMKELRVNLAATEMKELRVNLAATEMKELRVNLAATELKELRVSLAPLETTELPVNVTTTESNVNLAHPEMKELRVTLERYTTEELLRKYKEESSQGRKTPEMGLRTRSRAALN from the coding sequence TAGCGGCGGTGCTTAAGGCCGCAACAACAAATATTATGCAGCAACATTATTTGATGAGCTTGATGGCTCCTGTGAAGTTAAAAACGGCATTGCAAGCCCAACATCATTTGGCTACCGCGTCACAACCGCCTAAACTATCTCCAGTTGCTCAAAACACTGCGCCTTCAACACATGACAAAGGTAACACGAAAAGAGATAATCTACCGCCACCCAATCTGTCGCCAGTTTATGATAGCCAAAAATCAACAATAGCTGGTGGTGGGGACCCTGATGTGAAGTCATTTCTCTACAATTCAAGTCGGGAGTCCTCGTTAAAAGTGAATCCTTACTCATCTAAATTACAAATGAATAGCGGTTTGACGGCCGCTCGCGAATCATTACTCAAATCCAAAAGTACAGTTCTAATGAATAAAATTGCAGGTGGTGTTGACCAGAACGAAAACACCTCAAAAAATTCAATCAGCAGAGTATCTAATCTGAACATGCCGAAAGATAAATTAGTTTCATCGACACCTATAGGGCCCTCAATACTTCTCAATAACAATACAACTATAACTCccgtttcaatttcaaataatacATTAAGTACCTCAACTATTacaagtaaaaatgtaaaatctaaTGACAGTAGCTACGATAACAAGCCAAAATCAAATTCCAGCTTTTACACTTCCTCACTGCACAGTACGCAGTACATTGCACAATTTAGGGATTATATAGCAAAACGTTTTCCAGCAAAAGCATCCCAAGAATTTGAttcaaaaaaacagaaaatgctgGAAGGAAATACAACTGTTGGAAGTCAGCTCCACACAGAAAACAAAGAACCTTCTAAAAACTCAGTAATGTCTAGTTCCAGTTCTTCCCTATCAAATGTCTCCATTATGCCCGTAAAAAAATCAACGAGCGAAGATCTAACAAAAGCAAATTCGAAGCGGTCAAAAGTGTTTGCTCAATCAAAGAAAAGTATTTCAAATATTAGTCAAAACTTGGCTGGGGCGAACAGTATCGCAGATCTAGCGACGATAAGCAGAATAGTAAATATGACTACGAACAATCAGACGGTACATTTTCCTACCTCTCAATCGGAAAATTCTACTCCAAACAAGACACTTGAGAACGTGATATCCAAGCAAGCCTCACATTCGTTATCCAATTTAAACCAAAATTCGTACCTTCAGTTTTTTCTAGAAAGCGGCGCTTATGCGCCGAAAATGGGGAACATAACTTCAAAGTCCACAGTTGATTCTATACCTCTAACAAACAGCAATATTGCTAACAGTAACCACACAAATCAATCCACATTCGAAATAATTCCAAACAAAGGGGAAATTTCAGATAGTACGGAAGAAAGTTCTTCAAAATCAAACGTTCGTAAGCCTCGATCATCTCACAAAAATGCTAGCAATATGAAACTGAAAGAACTTTTGGCACAACTCAGCCCAGATGAGCTGAAAAACATGACATCATCTAAGCTTTATGAGCTCGTACAAAAAGCAAATGATATAACCAAGGCTGAGGCGGCTGCAAAAAGGAAACAGTCGTCgatgatgaaaaatgattcgcaaGCAAAATCCACCCTTCGGCCGGCAGGAAATTTAAATACTACCAATATGACATCTAATTCAATGGCTGCTGAGAACAATAGCGGAAAATCGTTTGGTCCAGAAATGAAACTGGGTTCAAGACTTCCGACAGTAAAGAGTTTACTTCAGGCCAAATACGGGCTTGGAACGCAAGCCTACAATCGAGGAAACATGAATATTTACAATTCACTACCTAAGTCTATTACTTTATCTGAAACGCGAAAATACTCATCTCCAATGAATTTCAGCAATGCACCGCATCTTCAGCCATTCAAGAACTTGATGGCACTAACGCACATTGCGAACCTACAAACAGAAACCGCCTTGAAACTGAACTCTTTGATGCAAAAAGAGAAGGTTCCTCCGGTTACGCTCAACGGATTTCAGTCGTTAGCCATAACTAAACTCACAAAATTGATGCGCAGTAGATCTAAAAAACAAGATGAAAATAGAAACGTGGTTAATTCTATCAAAACGGAACCTGTTGAACCAGTAAAAGTGTCTGGAGCTCCAACTGCCCCGCCGGTAGTTCCAAAAGTAGAATCTGTTGCTGAAGAAGAGAAAAACATCAAAAGGGAAGCGTCTTCTCTAATACCGATACTGCCAATGAACTACACTTTCAAGCCAGGCGAACCCCTTCCCGATCTTGTGAAGGATGCTTTAGCTGAAGCCCAGAAAACCTTCAAAGGGGAAGAGGATACTTCCCATTTGGTTGTATTCGATGATTTGAGCTCGCAAGATGTGGTCAAACGTGTTCCGTCTCTATCGTCGTTACAAATATCGTCCTTGGGTCGAATAATAGTGGAAACGGTTGATATTCTCTCTGAAGATGGCGATGAGAAAATTTTACCTGAACAGCCGCTCTCCATACCGGCTGATCTATTTTCAACTTCAGGCGAAGTAAAGGACGCAGTGGATTTTCTATCGGAATTGGATAAAATATCACTTAATGACCCAGTCATTGGTTTATTAGATGATTCCGTTGAAAATATTTCTGGAACAAATGTGATTCTTGATAATTGCAATATTCTAATTGGGGAGGCTGCTAGGCTAGCTAGCATAGAGGATTGTGATGGAGAAGATGTGATTGCTCGTATGGAGTTCGAATCGCCAGAGAAATCAATTAGCTTAAAAAGTCTGGAGTCATTAGATGTAAATACTGCGGACTTGATAGCTTCTGCTAATATCAAAAAGGACAGTTCAGAGCCGGAGCACAATGCAGAaaatgaaagatctgaaaaattaGGAGATGAAGAGAATTCAgaaccaaatcaaaattcagaaaatgatACATCTCATcaagtagaaaaagaggacactGATAATGAAGCAAAGGTAATCGAAAATGTGGTAGTGCCTGCTGAAAGCAGCGCACAAATTGACACGGAATCGGAAAAAGCGAATACTATTCTGACGGAATCTCAGGAAAATGAATCTTTGCAATCCAATGATATTAATAAAGAGTTAAGGCCAGAGAGTTTGGAAACTGATGTCActagtgaaaatactgcacatAAGGAAATGGAAGTGGAACTGTTGGAAAACGATATTCCCAAACCGACAGAAGAGAATAATGAGATGAGAGTGGACATAAGTGAACCTACCATTGATGTTCCAGAAAATCAAATACCATTAAACACTACGGAAGAGGCAGAGACAAAAGTGACAACAAGTGCAACAAGCATTGAACTTGGGGAATTCGACACATTGATGGAAACTGAGAATGGGATCGATGATAAAGAGGGGCTTATCAAAGGAAATGGTCCGAATTATCTGTCTGAACCTGTTAACCAGCAAATCGATGCAGATAAAATTCCAGTGGAATGTAGCGATTTGATGTCTTCTAGAATTAATGAAAGCAATGAGATAATAACAGAAATTTCATCCAAAGGAGATTCTTGTCCCAATTTAAATGATGAATTCGATTCAGAAAAGGAGGCTTCTACGGCTAATTCCACTCGTGGTGACGACACTATCGTAGCTTCAGAGGGAGATGGGTCAGAAACAAAATGCGGTACCGACACTATTAACGACAATCCAAATCCGTTTGTCGAGTGCAATGCAATGCCAGTTTCTGATAATTTAGATGAATCATCTAAAGTCGATACAATGTGCACTGGGAAACAAAGTGGTAAGAAACGTAAAGGatcaagcaaaacaaaaaagaaagttcGTCCTTGCAATGGAACCAGAAAATCGCAGAAGACGAAAGACTGTAAACAGATATCTGACCTTGATACTATTGTGGACAGCAATATTGAAAACGATGCTGTTGGGGAGGTAAATATTCCCATGTCGGCTATGAGCCAGAATTCTGCAGAGAAGAAAGTTGTTTTGGCTTTAGGTATGGAAAATGAGAAAAGGGAATCTGGAACTTTTCCTGAAAAAGAGATTGGAATTATTTCACAAATGGAGAATATTAGTCCCTCCGAAGACACGATTCACATTTCTTCTCAAGGAGACTTGACTCAGGATTCTTCAGAAAAAACTGACCAATATCCTCTGCAAGTAAAAGGAAACCAAGATCTTTCTCAAATTGTGGATCAACATGAGAGTTGCGTACAAATTACGGAACAGAATGAGTCGAAAGGagcagaaaatgaaaatttgttgGAAGAAGCGAAAGAAAGCCTTCCACACGAGGATGAGGAATGTCCGCAGATAATTGATTCTTTAGAAGGCGAACAATCCGAAATTCCTTCCGAGGAAAAAGCAAACCGAGGAATTCCTCAAGATGATGGACAACCGTGTAACTTACCAAAAGAAGCTGAAAGTATCAAATTGCCGCAAAAGGAGCATGAACAATATTCTCAACCACTTAGGGAAGATTTGGAAGAAGAACAACAAGGACCGATGGTAACAATGGTCGATGATTCCGTTGTAAATGAGAAAGAAACACCTGGAAAGAAAAAACATCCTCATATTAGTATAACTGTAATTCGATCGAAGGGTTCATACATAATGAGGGGTCCCGTTGAAAATATTCCTTCGCCAGCGCCTACTCCGGAAAATATGACGGAAGACGAAAACTctcaaaatcaacaaaacttctTACCAATATcgacgaagaaaaagaaagcgaTAAGCAGGCGGAAATTGAAACGTTACTCTCGTATTCGAAAGTCTAAAGCAAATGTTGTTAAGAAGAATGTTGGGTTGCTGAGTGAAACACCAGAAATCAAAATACAAACGGAGGCGAAGGTTTTAAATGTCGAAGGTCAGTCAGCCCCGGAATTGAATCCTTCAATGTCGGAGGAAACAATGCTAACGTCAGTTAGTTCTCATTTGGAAGACACAAACGATATGGAGAGGCCAGTATCAAGTTGCTATAGCCAAGAGGACTCTTCTTTGGCTACTTTTGGAACAGAAGATGATCAGCCCGAAGAAGTCGACTCAATTGATATGCAACACAATCAAGAGAATTCTTACACTCTAAATCAAACTCCCGTGAAGAAAGTCAGTAGATATCAAACTTTATCGAAAAGGCGACGCATTTTCAGAAAATTACGAGTAGTCACTCCCTACAGTAAAACATCTAAGATTGACGTTCCGGAGACTCTAGCCGAAGGTGATAGCGAAGGTGGAAATACATCGGTCGGTTTGCAAACCCGGCAAGTCACTGTGAAGCTTACCAGGAGTCGAAGGGATCTGCGAACAATTCATCGAAATCATCAGCCGACGGAGCATGCGATTCCAGTGTtgagaataaaaacaaacgacAAAATTCCAGAACGCACCGAATCGCCTTCATCAGAAGAAGTCAACAGACATAGCAAGAGAATGCGCAGGTCAAGACGAATAGGCTGTTTTTATGGCACTGGAATCGAGTTTGAAAGAAATGATAGTGAAATTGAGCGAGAAGAATTGGTTGAGAGCAATCAAGGTCTGCCTGAATGTCCAGAAAGTCATTGTGAAAATCCTAAACAAGAGACAGACAGTCAACAACATAATGGTTCTGAAGAAAAGGAGGATACCGGAACAGATCAACCAAATCAAGACGAGAGTCGATCAAATAATTTCTCAGTGATGATAGGCAAATATTCTCTGAGGAGCAAACCCTGGTTGCAAAGTAGGAATCCCGAGTATGCAGAAATTAATCGGTTAAGAactgaagaagaaaatgaagGGGATATAAATAAAACTAAAGAGCCGAGTCTGGATGAAGCCGGCAACGATTCAAATCCCAATcatgaatgtgatcaaaacatgatTGATTCTATCGAAACGGAAAATCTTGACAAAAACACCGGTTATTACGGTTTGCGGAAGAGACGAACTTTCCTGAATGGCTACAATCCGTCAATGTATTTCGATATGCTCGACTTTGATCACTCGGTTTTCGAGGAACCAGCAAAGAGACGACTCAGGAAACGAACAGATAAACCAGCTAGTAAAACATCGGATGATTGTGAAAATACCGAAACTTTGGAATGTCCACCAGAAACTGGAAATATAGATCAAAGTATGGAATCACCATTAAACTCTGAAAAGGTAGAAGGTGGAAAGAAATCAACAGATTCCGAAAATACAGCAGTcggaatcaaagaaaaaaatgttcacacaGGAACTCAGCGCAGGAGTCTCAGCCTGCGCAGTAGGCTGTTAGAGTTAGCAGTATCCTGCGATGAGAACACAAACACATCCAGTACATCAAGCTTCTCGACTCTTGAAGATAACATTCCACTGCAGCAACTAATCAAACCTTCCGAGGATGAGAACTTGCCAAAAGGCAGCTGTGTACCTGAACCGTCTACCATTATGACCCGAAACAAAGCGAGATGCGAAGCAACATCTGCCCCGGAAATGAAAGAGCTGAGAGTTAACTTAGGATCTTCTGAGATTAAAGAAGTGAGGGTTAATCTTGCGGCTACTGAGATGAAAGAATTGAGGGTTAATCTTGCGGCTACTGAGATGAAAGAATTGAGGGTTAATCTTGCGGCTACTGAGATGAAAGAGCTGAGGGTTAATCTTGCGGCTACTGAGCTGAAAGAATTGAGAGTCAGCTTAGCGCCTCTCGAAACAACAGAATTGCCAGTAAATGTAACAACAACGGAATCTAATGTCAATTTAGCTCATCCGGAAATGAAAGAGTTGAGGGTTACCTTAGAACGTTATACTACTGAAGAGTTGCTGAGGAAGTACAAAGAGGAATCTAGCCAGGGAAGGAAAACTCCCGAGATGGGCTTACGGACTCGTAGCAGAGCCGCGTTGAATTGA